The Methanobrevibacter wolinii SH genome includes a window with the following:
- a CDS encoding TIGR01177 family methyltransferase, which translates to MELLLIQSQEHETLPMAELKAVIEAEEFDCSIEKLRPGLVILSSIRNDDFDYMYKRLVERLALTHQINNVLLKSDLNSLDEDIASINWDDIINETFAVRTKTFNSDVNVEACERHIGSIILNNSNNIKVNLSNPGTKVRLIIYKNDVYICKEDYVLNKKYFQNFKPHKRPFFHPGCMSPKLARCMVNLSRIKKGELLLDPFCGTGGSLMEGGLIGARVVGTDVDWNMKNGAAINCEYLGIKDYKTFKVDINELNMYELCDAVVTDPPYGISTTTGGRDDLIFRDFLVAIKRNMKKDALLVMASPHFVDIDKYLNEVGFKLLERYEIKVHRSLTRIISVIAQDN; encoded by the coding sequence ATGGAACTTCTTTTAATTCAATCTCAAGAACATGAAACTTTACCTATGGCAGAACTTAAAGCAGTTATTGAAGCTGAAGAGTTTGATTGTTCTATTGAGAAATTAAGACCAGGACTTGTTATATTAAGTTCTATTAGAAATGATGATTTTGATTATATGTATAAACGTCTTGTTGAACGTTTAGCTTTAACTCATCAAATTAATAATGTTTTATTAAAATCTGATTTAAATAGTTTAGATGAAGATATTGCATCTATAAATTGGGATGATATTATAAATGAAACATTTGCAGTTCGTACTAAAACTTTTAATAGTGATGTAAATGTTGAAGCATGTGAAAGACATATTGGAAGTATTATTTTAAATAATTCAAATAATATTAAAGTTAATCTCTCAAATCCAGGTACTAAAGTACGTCTAATTATTTATAAAAATGATGTTTATATTTGTAAAGAAGATTATGTTTTAAATAAAAAATATTTCCAAAATTTTAAACCTCATAAAAGACCATTTTTCCATCCTGGATGTATGTCTCCAAAACTTGCAAGATGTATGGTAAATCTTTCAAGAATTAAAAAAGGAGAATTATTACTTGATCCATTTTGTGGAACTGGTGGAAGTTTGATGGAAGGTGGATTAATTGGTGCACGTGTTGTAGGTACTGATGTTGATTGGAATATGAAAAATGGTGCAGCTATTAACTGTGAATATTTAGGAATTAAAGATTATAAAACATTTAAAGTAGATATTAATGAGTTAAATATGTATGAATTATGTGATGCAGTTGTAACTGACCCTCCTTATGGTATTTCTACAACTACTGGTGGTCGTGATGATTTAATTTTTAGAGATTTTTTAGTTGCAATTAAGAGAAATATGAAAAAAGATGCACTTTTAGTTATGGCTAGTCCACATTTCGTTGATATTGATAAGTATTTAAATGAGGTAGGGTTTAAATTATTAGAAAGATATGAAATTAAAGTACATAGAAGTTTAACTCGTATCATTTCTGTAATAGCTCAAGATAATTAA
- a CDS encoding geranylgeranyl reductase family protein — MTFDFDVAIIGGGPVGSTLAYNLVKENVSVCIVEKKRIIGYPLQCAGILSRDILDINDLPSDLILNKVKGSYLHSPNKLLKVEKEDSVAFIIDRVGYDQFLAKRAKDNGVKFFIQHKVKDIDIDKGLIKTNNGTITSKIIVGADGCNSLVSKKLKNESKCYNADQYLVRINQKFNPDYVDVFINEDVLPGFLWFIPVSDNLYRIGLFSNDDYKVQNSIIEDFLESKGAFKNSNLNISQYEILEKYHGYIPIYDKNKTIVNKRVILIGDAASQVKPTTGGGLILSFNTVNILSKIIVESLIKDDLAILNRYIDSFNDSFGDELKNEMKVHKTLNSLSNNDLDYLFDKVKLNNGEEFISKYGDMDKQIILIKEFLKTGLLFKILPTLLKTKISNIWN, encoded by the coding sequence ATGACTTTTGATTTTGATGTAGCAATTATTGGTGGAGGTCCTGTTGGTTCAACTTTAGCTTATAATTTAGTAAAAGAAAATGTATCTGTATGTATTGTTGAAAAAAAGAGAATTATAGGTTATCCTTTACAATGTGCAGGTATTTTAAGTAGGGATATTTTAGATATTAATGATTTACCTTCAGATTTAATATTAAATAAAGTTAAAGGTTCTTATCTCCATTCTCCAAATAAGCTATTAAAAGTTGAAAAAGAAGATTCTGTTGCATTTATTATTGATAGAGTTGGATATGACCAATTTTTAGCTAAACGTGCTAAAGATAATGGAGTTAAATTCTTTATTCAACATAAAGTTAAGGATATTGATATTGATAAAGGATTAATAAAAACTAATAATGGAACCATCACTTCTAAAATTATTGTAGGTGCAGATGGTTGTAATTCTTTAGTTTCTAAAAAATTAAAAAATGAATCTAAATGTTATAATGCAGATCAATATTTAGTTAGAATAAATCAAAAGTTTAATCCTGATTATGTTGATGTTTTTATAAATGAAGATGTTTTACCTGGATTTTTATGGTTTATTCCTGTTTCTGATAATCTTTATAGAATTGGTTTGTTTTCTAATGATGATTATAAAGTTCAAAATAGTATTATAGAAGATTTTCTAGAATCTAAGGGAGCTTTTAAAAATTCTAATTTAAATATTTCCCAATATGAGATTTTAGAAAAATATCATGGTTATATTCCAATTTATGATAAGAATAAAACTATTGTAAATAAAAGAGTAATATTAATTGGTGATGCAGCAAGCCAAGTTAAACCTACTACTGGTGGAGGCTTAATATTATCTTTTAATACAGTTAATATTTTATCTAAAATTATTGTTGAATCATTAATTAAAGATGATTTAGCTATTTTAAATAGATATATTGATAGTTTTAATGATTCTTTTGGTGATGAATTAAAAAATGAAATGAAAGTACATAAAACTTTAAATTCATTATCTAATAATGATTTAGATTATTTATTTGATAAAGTTAAATTAAATAATGGTGAGGAATTTATTTCAAAATATGGTGATATGGATAAACAGATTATACTTATTAAAGAATTTTTAAAAACAGGATTATTATTTAAAATACTTCCAACTTTACTTAAAACTAAGATTTCAAATATTTGGAATTAA
- a CDS encoding PH domain-containing protein codes for MIFDDDENLANEEVLYEGKPSFIFSCKSIVLGILAISFILGSSLTILSSVSEIQSYSIGFIQQPIDQFIALAIYGIVFIILIWIIIKLLKWYSINYIITNKRIISKTGIIRQNKSYMSFHNIQDIHVSQSIIQKLFGVGTIEIMSAYDNGDVNLKYIHYPKDVEEIIFNGMNNAPSFSPETQRFGPEERYYNDSRYNQKYGPTVYDYDDSRYGESYNPNYNRGTVYNESRPNIKDSYIKENYPEYEDDSFYGLSNEPLNTPRDNEIYYNDYQDPDEFDETINQAVRNIDGNIKFKDDNIVNNHRKNSGINYQGRRINKHGYDNDYSRDNYNSQRYSQEYQENQYPSSQMNSRYSREENINPRYYENPNPKYSRNENNNYDDSRGTNFNPGYSRDEDSNVRYHGYNQSNPRYHGYDNNDFYQEKHISEEYNHNSNKNRNYDEDINKNHHEEDKPNKTRDSVLAKHDRKFKF; via the coding sequence ATAGTTTTAGGTATTCTTGCAATATCTTTTATTTTAGGTAGTTCACTTACTATCTTAAGTTCTGTATCTGAAATACAATCATATTCTATTGGCTTTATTCAACAACCAATTGATCAATTTATAGCATTAGCTATTTATGGTATTGTATTTATAATTCTTATTTGGATTATAATTAAATTATTAAAATGGTATTCTATTAATTATATTATTACAAATAAAAGAATTATCTCTAAAACAGGTATCATAAGACAAAATAAATCATATATGTCATTTCACAATATTCAAGATATCCATGTATCTCAATCTATAATTCAAAAATTGTTTGGTGTAGGTACAATAGAGATAATGAGTGCATATGATAATGGTGATGTAAATCTTAAATATATTCATTATCCTAAAGATGTTGAAGAAATCATTTTTAATGGAATGAATAATGCACCTTCTTTTAGTCCTGAAACTCAAAGATTTGGACCTGAAGAAAGATATTATAATGATTCTAGATATAATCAAAAATATGGACCTACTGTATATGATTATGATGATTCTAGATATGGTGAATCTTATAATCCGAATTATAATAGGGGTACTGTTTATAATGAATCTAGACCTAATATTAAAGACTCATATATTAAGGAGAATTATCCAGAATATGAAGATGATTCATTTTATGGTTTAAGTAATGAACCATTAAATACTCCTCGAGATAATGAAATTTACTATAATGATTATCAAGATCCTGATGAGTTTGATGAAACTATTAATCAAGCTGTTAGAAACATTGATGGAAATATTAAATTTAAAGATGATAATATAGTAAATAATCATAGAAAAAATTCTGGAATTAATTATCAAGGACGTAGAATAAATAAACATGGATATGATAATGATTATTCTAGAGATAATTATAATTCTCAAAGATATTCTCAAGAATACCAAGAAAATCAATATCCTTCTTCTCAAATGAATTCAAGATATTCTAGAGAAGAAAATATTAATCCAAGATATTATGAAAATCCTAATCCAAAGTATTCTAGAAATGAAAATAATAATTATGATGATTCTAGAGGTACAAACTTTAATCCAGGGTATTCTAGAGATGAAGATTCTAATGTAAGATATCATGGATATAATCAATCTAATCCTAGATATCATGGATATGATAATAATGATTTTTATCAAGAAAAACATATAAGTGAAGAATATAATCATAATTCAAATAAAAATAGAAACTATGATGAAGATATTAATAAGAATCATCATGAAGAAGATAAACCTAATAAAACTAGGGATAGTGTCTTAGCAAAACACGATCGTAAATTTAAATTTTAA